A section of the Triticum dicoccoides isolate Atlit2015 ecotype Zavitan chromosome 7A, WEW_v2.0, whole genome shotgun sequence genome encodes:
- the LOC119332445 gene encoding polyol transporter 5-like isoform X1: MTHDAAAEATTTKLLAVLEKPRRNMYAFACVTLASMTTIVTGYNLALMSGAELFIREDLGLTDTQVELLAGSMNVFMLASLLFSGWTADLLGRRVTLVVANAFLTAGALAMSLGGYAALMAARFVTSIGMGLALVVAPVYNAEISPPSTRGVLSSLLDIFINVGILLGYTSNYALAGLPAHLAWRIMYAIGVLPPVLLAVGVLAMPESPRWLAMRGRHAEARAVLWRTSDTAEEADVRLEDIKRAFDAPQAAGSVWQELIVRPSATVRRILICVVGLHFFQEASGIDAVVLYSPLVFNKAGMSATSSILGATVAVGVVKTCFIFVAMLLVDRVGRRPLLLASAGGVAVSFTALALTLCVRETSSASAAASVASVMAFVAAFSVGFGPLASTYAAEIMPLRLRAQGASLGMAVNRLTCGAVSMSFISLAGWITMPGCFFLYAGVAATACVFVHLRLPETRGRSLEDMEALFAK; this comes from the exons ATGACGCACGATGCAGCCGCCGAAGCCACCACCACGAAGCTGCTCGCCGTGCTCGAGAAGCCACGGCGGAACATGTACGCCTTCGCCTGCGTCACGCTCGCCTCCATGACCACAATCGTCACAGGCTACA ATCTCGCCTTGATGAGCGGCGCGGAGCTCTTCATCCGCGAGGACCTGGGCCTCACCGACACGCAGGTCGAGCTGCTCGCGGGGTCCATGAACGTGTTCATGCTCGCGTCCCTCCTCTTCTCCGGCTGGACGGccgacctcctgggccgccgcgtcACGCTTGTGGTCGCCAACGCCTTCCTCACGGCCGGCGCGCTCGCCATGTCCCTTGGCGGCTACGCGGCGCTCATGGCTGCGCGCTTCGTCACCAGCATCGGCATGGGGCTCGCCCTCGTCGTCGCGCCGGTCTACAACGCCGAGATCTCGCCGCCGTCCACGCGTGGCGTGCTCTCGTCGCTGCTCGAC ATTTTTATCAACGTCGGCATCCTTCTCGGCTACACGTCCAACTACGCCTTGGCCGGCCTGCCGGCGCACCTCGCCTGGCGCATCATGTACGCCATCGGGGTGCTCCCGCCCGTGCTCCTAGCCGTGGGGGTGCTCGCCATGCCGGAGTCGCCTCGATGGCTCGCCATGCGCGGACGCCACGCCGAGGCGCGCGCGGTGCTCTGGCGCACCTCCGACACCGCCGAGGAGGCCGACGTCCGCCTCGAGGACATAAAGCGGGCCTTTGATGCGCCGCAGGCTGCTGGCTCCGTATGGCAGGAGCTGATCGTCCGGCCGTCGGCGACAGTCAGGCGAATCCTCATATGCGTTGTCGGGCTGCACTTCTTCCAGGAGGCGTCCGGCATCGACGCCGTCGTTCTGTACAGCCCGCTGGTGTTTAACAAGGCCGGCATGTCCGCGACTAGCTCCATACTAGGCGCCACCGTGGCCGTCGGGGTCGTCAAGACGTGCTTCATCTTCGTGGCCATGCTCCTGGTCGAccgcgtaggccggcgcccgctccTGCTGGCCAGcgccggcggcgtcgcggtgtccttcACCGCTCTGGCGCTCACGCTCTGCGTCCGCGAGACATCGTCGGCGAGCGCAGCCGCGTCCGTGGCGTCCGTGATGGCGTTCGTGGCGGCGTTCTCCGTCGGGTTCGGGCCGCTCGCGTCCACGTACGCCGCGGAGATCATGCCGCTGCGGCTGCGCGCGCAGGGCGCGAGCCTCGGCATGGCGGTCAACCGGCTGACGTGCGGGGCGGTGAGCATGTCGTTCATATCCCTCGCCGGGTGGATAACGATGCCTGGGTGCTTCTTCCTTTATGCCGGCGTGGCGGCGACGGCGTGCGTGTTCGTGCACCTGCGGCTGCCGGAGACGAGGGGCCGGAGCTTGGAGGATATGGAGGCCCTCTTCGCCAAATGA
- the LOC119332446 gene encoding uncharacterized protein LOC119332446 has translation MAPGGRGRRKAGGLEPWRAADPAAQQATAAASGGFGGGFSSSSGGDSSGAAASTAASAAAQAATPAARRLQRRLQQATATVGVWDSVLSRLLEDGRKGKGTSKSKEKRKRFEKVLGCFPIETCLYFHCIWLFVRSVY, from the exons ATGGCACcaggcgggcgcgggcggcggaagGCTGGGGGCTTGGAGCCTTGGAGGGCGGCGGATCCAGCGGCGCAGCAAGCgacggcagcagcaagcggcggcttCGGCGGCGGCTTCAGCAGCAGCTCCGGCGGCGACTCCAGCGGCGCGGCGGCTTCAACGGCGGCTTCAGCAGCAGCTCAGGCGGCGACTCCAGCGGCGCGGCGGCTTCAACGGCGGCTCCAGCAGGCGACGGCCACGGTCGGGGTTTGGGATTCAG TTTTGTCTAGATTGCTAGAAGATGGAAGGAAAGGGAAAGGGACTAGTAAATCCAAAGAAAAGAGGAAGAG ATTTGAAAAGGTTTTAGGTTGTTTTCCTATTGAGACATGTCTATATTTCCATTGTATTTGGTTATTCGTTCGTAGTGTGTATTAA
- the LOC119332445 gene encoding polyol transporter 5-like isoform X2, producing MSGAELFIREDLGLTDTQVELLAGSMNVFMLASLLFSGWTADLLGRRVTLVVANAFLTAGALAMSLGGYAALMAARFVTSIGMGLALVVAPVYNAEISPPSTRGVLSSLLDIFINVGILLGYTSNYALAGLPAHLAWRIMYAIGVLPPVLLAVGVLAMPESPRWLAMRGRHAEARAVLWRTSDTAEEADVRLEDIKRAFDAPQAAGSVWQELIVRPSATVRRILICVVGLHFFQEASGIDAVVLYSPLVFNKAGMSATSSILGATVAVGVVKTCFIFVAMLLVDRVGRRPLLLASAGGVAVSFTALALTLCVRETSSASAAASVASVMAFVAAFSVGFGPLASTYAAEIMPLRLRAQGASLGMAVNRLTCGAVSMSFISLAGWITMPGCFFLYAGVAATACVFVHLRLPETRGRSLEDMEALFAK from the exons ATGAGCGGCGCGGAGCTCTTCATCCGCGAGGACCTGGGCCTCACCGACACGCAGGTCGAGCTGCTCGCGGGGTCCATGAACGTGTTCATGCTCGCGTCCCTCCTCTTCTCCGGCTGGACGGccgacctcctgggccgccgcgtcACGCTTGTGGTCGCCAACGCCTTCCTCACGGCCGGCGCGCTCGCCATGTCCCTTGGCGGCTACGCGGCGCTCATGGCTGCGCGCTTCGTCACCAGCATCGGCATGGGGCTCGCCCTCGTCGTCGCGCCGGTCTACAACGCCGAGATCTCGCCGCCGTCCACGCGTGGCGTGCTCTCGTCGCTGCTCGAC ATTTTTATCAACGTCGGCATCCTTCTCGGCTACACGTCCAACTACGCCTTGGCCGGCCTGCCGGCGCACCTCGCCTGGCGCATCATGTACGCCATCGGGGTGCTCCCGCCCGTGCTCCTAGCCGTGGGGGTGCTCGCCATGCCGGAGTCGCCTCGATGGCTCGCCATGCGCGGACGCCACGCCGAGGCGCGCGCGGTGCTCTGGCGCACCTCCGACACCGCCGAGGAGGCCGACGTCCGCCTCGAGGACATAAAGCGGGCCTTTGATGCGCCGCAGGCTGCTGGCTCCGTATGGCAGGAGCTGATCGTCCGGCCGTCGGCGACAGTCAGGCGAATCCTCATATGCGTTGTCGGGCTGCACTTCTTCCAGGAGGCGTCCGGCATCGACGCCGTCGTTCTGTACAGCCCGCTGGTGTTTAACAAGGCCGGCATGTCCGCGACTAGCTCCATACTAGGCGCCACCGTGGCCGTCGGGGTCGTCAAGACGTGCTTCATCTTCGTGGCCATGCTCCTGGTCGAccgcgtaggccggcgcccgctccTGCTGGCCAGcgccggcggcgtcgcggtgtccttcACCGCTCTGGCGCTCACGCTCTGCGTCCGCGAGACATCGTCGGCGAGCGCAGCCGCGTCCGTGGCGTCCGTGATGGCGTTCGTGGCGGCGTTCTCCGTCGGGTTCGGGCCGCTCGCGTCCACGTACGCCGCGGAGATCATGCCGCTGCGGCTGCGCGCGCAGGGCGCGAGCCTCGGCATGGCGGTCAACCGGCTGACGTGCGGGGCGGTGAGCATGTCGTTCATATCCCTCGCCGGGTGGATAACGATGCCTGGGTGCTTCTTCCTTTATGCCGGCGTGGCGGCGACGGCGTGCGTGTTCGTGCACCTGCGGCTGCCGGAGACGAGGGGCCGGAGCTTGGAGGATATGGAGGCCCTCTTCGCCAAATGA
- the LOC119330607 gene encoding uncharacterized protein LOC119330607, with the protein MGVKLTLPPAALISQVAKLSSLLALLLLALLLPVFLRVAYGYLLFNGIVLALGIQAFVGGGGASIADDEDRHGSPSAGQAVEASPFQRAGAESVRPDDRTAVAGDRVVVPAFVVTNIIELKTKTKEVVLKVLKKCPSTASIFFLSSLNGGQQAGGEEKARQEEEEEEEDCEVDMDGDVKMSREELFANTERFIGNFRRELSMQRQ; encoded by the coding sequence ATGGGGGTCAAGCTCACGCTCCCGCCGGCGGCACTGATCTCCCAGGTGGCCAAGCTGAgctccctcctcgccctcctcctcctcgcgctgctgCTGCCCGTCTTCCTCAGGGTCGCCTACGGCTACCTCCTCTTCAACGGCATCGTCCTCGCGCTCGGCATCcaggccttcgtcggcggcggcggcgcttccATCGCCGACGACGAAGACCGGCACGGGTCTCCGAGTGCCGGTCAGGCCGTCGAGGCCTCGCCGTTCCAGAGGGCTGGAGCTGAATCAGTCCGTCCCGACGACCGGACGGCGGTTGCGGGTGATCGTGTCGTGGTGCCTGCCTTTGTGGTGACTAATATCATCGAGCTGAAGACGAAGACCAAGGAGGTGGTGCTGAAGGTGCTCAAGAAGTGCCCGTCGACGGCGAGCATCTTCTTCCTCAGCTCGCTGAACGGCGGCCAGCAAGCCGGCGGAGAGGAaaaggcacgccaggaggaggaggaggaggaggaagattgtGAAGTCGACATGGACGGGGACGTGAAGATGAGTCGGGAGGAGCTGTTTGCCAACACGGAGAGGTTCATCGGCAACTTCCGCAGGGAGCTCAGCATGCAGAGACAGTAG